From the Penicillium oxalicum strain HP7-1 chromosome V, whole genome shotgun sequence genome, one window contains:
- a CDS encoding Inosine triphosphate pyrophosphatase, whose amino-acid sequence MPLTKLNFITGNKNKLAEVRAILGNVIEVDNQAVDVPEIQGTIEEIAKEKARRAAEAINGPALTEDTALEFDALKGLPGPYIKTFMESLGHEGLNKMLDGFEDRSAQAVCTFAFCRGPGEEPLIFQGRTAGTIVRPRGPTKFGWDPIFEYEGKTYAEMDKEAKNKISHRYKALVKLQQWLAEGQQ is encoded by the exons ATGCCTCTCACCAAACTCAACTTCATTACCGGCAACAAGAACAAACTCGCCGAGGTGCGAGCGATTCTCGGCAACGTCATCGAGGTCGACAACCAAGCCGTCGATGTCCCCGAGATCCAGGGGACTATCGAGGAGATTGCCAAAGAGAAAGCCCGACGAGCTGCTGAAGCG ATCAATGGCCCCGCTTTGACGGAGGATACGGCTTTGGAATTTGATGCCCTGAAGGGATTACCTGGTCCATACAT TAAAACATTCATGGAATCGCTTGGCCATGAAGGGTTGAACAAGATGCTGGATGGGTTTGAGGATCGTAGTGCGCAGGCTGTTTGCACCTTTGCCTTTTGTCGGGGACCAGGAGAGGAGCCTTTGATTTTCCAGGGACGGACGGCG GGTACTATTGTGCGGCCCCGAGGTCCCACCAAGTTTG GATGGGATCCTATCTTTGAATATGAAGGCAAGACATATGCCGAGATGGATAAAGAGGCAAAG AACAAAATTTCCCATCGATACAAGGCGCTGGTCAAGCTCCAGCAATGGTTGGCAGAGGGTCAGCAGTGA
- a CDS encoding Adenylate kinase isoenzyme, translated as MRTSPNIIITGTPGVGKTVHCEQLAQDTGLKHLSVNQIAKERDCFDEYDEERKSWVVDEDKLLDAIEDEVLQGGYLIDWHACDLIPKSWIDLVVVVRCPETSLLYDRLSSRGYHEEKLQENLDAEIFGVLLEEAREAYDEEIVIELNSEKDGDVDSNCARIAEWIENWKKSHAEDAE; from the exons ATGCGCACTTCACCGaatatcatcatcaccggcaCTCCGGGCGTCGGCAAGACCGTGCACTGCGAACAACTTGCCCAGGACACAGGCCTGAAGCATTTGTCTGTGAACCAGATCGCCAAGGAGCGCGACTGCTTTGATGAATATGATGAGGAGCGGAAAAGTTgggtggttgatgaggatAAG TTGCTCGATGCTATCGAAGACGAAGTTCTGCAAGGTGGCTATTTGATCGATTGGCACGCCTGCGACCTTATTCCGAAATCGTGGATTGATCTCGTCGTTGTCGTACGCTGTCCTGAAACGTCCCTTTTGTATGATCGGTTAAGTTCAAG AGGATACCACGAGGAAAAGCTTCAAGAAAACCTCGATGCAGAGATCTTTGGCGTATTGCTCGAAGAAGCCCGTGAAGCATATGACGAGGAGATTGTCATTGAATTGAACAGTGAAAAGGACGGAGATGTCGACAGCAATTGCGCACGAATCGCCGAGTGGATTGAGAATTGGAAAAAGTCCCATGCGGAAGATGCTGAGTGA